A section of the Leptospira kobayashii genome encodes:
- a CDS encoding GNAT family N-acetyltransferase, translating into MANVTNKDFSIRPALPKDVEGAVPLIYSSGPKAWSFVFQEGATSPFDFLQKSFVERGNTISYSNHFVATQGDSVVGSLIVYKQPVFLLLTVGTAIRILSIYGSKALRVITRGLKAEAMIQPPKSDCLYLGHIAVSESERKKGIAKEMMRYAISANPKSKKISLDVSVENEPAISLYKSLGFQVIATRNLPGASGIVPDHHYMEVERKDFKFS; encoded by the coding sequence ATGGCAAATGTAACAAACAAAGATTTCTCCATTCGTCCCGCGCTCCCAAAAGATGTAGAGGGAGCAGTTCCTTTGATTTATTCTTCAGGTCCCAAGGCATGGTCTTTTGTGTTTCAGGAAGGGGCCACAAGCCCATTTGATTTTTTACAAAAATCCTTTGTGGAACGGGGAAATACGATTTCCTATTCCAATCATTTTGTAGCTACCCAAGGAGATTCGGTAGTGGGTAGTCTGATTGTTTACAAGCAGCCCGTGTTCTTATTATTAACCGTCGGTACCGCAATCAGAATTCTTTCCATTTACGGAAGCAAAGCATTGAGAGTAATCACGCGCGGACTCAAAGCGGAGGCGATGATTCAACCTCCCAAATCCGATTGTTTGTACTTAGGTCATATTGCGGTGTCCGAATCGGAAAGAAAAAAAGGAATTGCAAAAGAAATGATGCGTTATGCGATCAGTGCCAATCCGAAATCGAAAAAAATATCCTTAGATGTATCCGTAGAGAACGAGCCCGCCATTTCTCTCTATAAAAGTTTGGGTTTCCAAGTGATCGCTACCAGGAATCTCCCCGGCGCTTCGGGTATTGTGCCTGATCATCATTATATGGAAGTGGAAAGAAAGGATTTTAAATTTTCATAA